In the genome of Flavobacteriales bacterium, the window ATTGTACTCCACCATAACCAACGATTGCTTTTTCTACGTTGTCCGGACCTTCTTCTACGCGAGCAAGAGCCTGGTAGCAGATTGATGCAATTGGACCACGTGTATTGCGGCAAACTTCTTTAGCAGCTTCAACACCACCGTTTTGTAATGCAGCTTCAATTTTATTCAAAAGTTTTTCTGAATTGGTAGTTGCCATGTTCAGGTAAACAATACGCTCAATACAAATAGCAAGACCTAAAATCAAACAAATCAATACAGGCGCCATCCATTTTGGATCACCTTCAATGAATTGTTCTTTAAGAACCTGGTGGGTTCCAACGCCTTCTTCTTCGGCAGCAGCTTTTTTGTCATCTTTAGCAGGCTCAGCTTTTTTCTCATCCGCAGCAGGAGTAGGATTTTCTGTTACAGGGGTAGAATCGGCCGGTTCTTCTGCCATCACCATGTTGTTGGCTCCAAAAAAGAGCATTCCCGAAAGGGCAATTAATGAAAGTAACTTTTTCATGTTTTACTGATTTGTGTTGAGAACTAGTTTTTCCTTGTTTTTAGTGTTTGGTATTATATTCTGTTTATGCAAAGGACGAATTCCATAAAGGAACGGAGGTCAGTGATCGTTTTTTATTTGGATGCCGTATTGGATAAAATCCATAACAACCAAGTCAAAAACTGGCGGAGAGAGAGGGATTCGAACCCTCGATACCCTTTTGGAGTATACACACTTTCCAGGCGTGCTCCTTCGACCACTCGGACATCTCTCCTCTATCAATGAACTATCATGCAATCGCAAAACAGGTCGGCAAATTACAAAAAAATATCTCAGTCCACCAAACAGAAGTGAATTACCAAATTATTAATTCGTGAATGGTCTAAACGCTGAGTTCTCCGGCAATATTTCGCTGGAAATCACCCTTGAAATCCTTACTTCTGCCGGCCA includes:
- a CDS encoding MotA/TolQ/ExbB proton channel family protein, whose protein sequence is MKKLLSLIALSGMLFFGANNMVMAEEPADSTPVTENPTPAADEKKAEPAKDDKKAAAEEEGVGTHQVLKEQFIEGDPKWMAPVLICLILGLAICIERIVYLNMATTNSEKLLNKIEAALQNGGVEAAKEVCRNTRGPIASICYQALARVEEGPDNVEKAIVGYGGVQSGQLESGLTWLALFIALAPMLGFLGTVIGMIGAFDAIARENNISPAIVAGGIKVALLTTVGGLIVAMILQVFYNYILSKIDGLVNDMEDSSITIMDIMLKHKVFNK